In the genome of Saprospira sp. CCB-QB6, one region contains:
- a CDS encoding thiamine phosphate synthase — MSKKEIAALQYVSSGQRIQEHLDQIADFLAAGGRWVQLRLKEVSQADYLAAGKTARAICDQHQAQLIINDQIEVAQAVAADGLHLGRSDMPLEEARAILGPGFILGGTANSWEDIQEVYLAGADYIGLGPFRFTPTKKKLSPILGMKGYRERLQQLERKGWEIPMVGIGGIKLADIEGLLRTGLHGVALSGLINQTTDKKTLVKTIYQLLEMAPSGYK; from the coding sequence ATGAGTAAAAAAGAAATTGCCGCCTTACAATATGTGAGTAGCGGGCAGCGAATACAAGAACATCTGGACCAAATTGCAGATTTTCTGGCGGCAGGTGGCCGCTGGGTTCAACTTCGCCTCAAAGAAGTGAGCCAGGCCGATTATTTGGCCGCTGGAAAAACCGCCCGCGCTATCTGCGATCAGCATCAGGCCCAACTCATTATTAACGACCAAATTGAGGTGGCCCAAGCCGTAGCCGCCGATGGCCTACACCTAGGCCGTAGCGATATGCCCTTGGAGGAAGCTAGGGCCATTCTGGGCCCAGGTTTTATTTTGGGCGGCACCGCCAATAGCTGGGAAGATATTCAGGAGGTTTATTTGGCTGGAGCCGATTATATTGGGCTGGGCCCCTTCCGATTTACCCCCACCAAAAAGAAATTAAGCCCTATTTTGGGCATGAAAGGCTATCGCGAACGGCTGCAACAACTAGAGCGCAAGGGCTGGGAGATTCCCATGGTCGGTATTGGCGGCATTAAGCTAGCCGATATAGAAGGCTTATTGCGGACTGGTCTGCATGGGGTGGCCCTTTCTGGCCTAATTAACCAAACGACAGACAAAAAGACCCTAGTCAAAACAATTTATCAACTTTTGGAAATGGCCCCTAGCGGGTATAAATGA
- a CDS encoding thiazole synthase — protein MDTLKIADKEFNSRLFTGTGKFASSALMREALLASGSELVTVALKRMNVEKSEDPIVDQLDAPHIHLLPNTSGARTAEEAIFAAQLAREALGTNWLKLEIHPDPKYLMPDPIETLKAAEKLVKLGFVVLPYIHADPVLCKRLEEVGVAAVMPLGSPIGSNKGLRTLDFLEIIIEQSQLPVVVDAGIGSPSDAAKALEMGADAVLVNTAIAAAQDPVEMAKAFKLGVMAGRMAFEARLAEQRMGAEASSPLTSFLGD, from the coding sequence ATGGATACATTAAAAATTGCCGATAAGGAATTTAACTCAAGATTATTTACGGGCACAGGCAAGTTTGCCTCTTCTGCCCTGATGCGGGAGGCCCTTTTGGCCTCTGGTTCGGAGCTGGTCACGGTGGCCCTCAAGCGGATGAATGTGGAGAAGTCAGAGGACCCTATTGTGGACCAGCTCGATGCACCGCATATCCACCTTTTGCCCAATACCTCTGGCGCGCGCACGGCCGAGGAGGCCATTTTTGCGGCCCAATTGGCCAGAGAAGCCTTGGGGACCAACTGGTTGAAACTCGAAATTCATCCAGATCCCAAATACTTGATGCCCGATCCCATCGAGACCCTCAAAGCTGCCGAAAAGCTCGTCAAATTGGGCTTTGTGGTCCTGCCCTACATCCATGCTGATCCCGTGCTTTGCAAGCGCTTGGAAGAGGTAGGCGTGGCTGCCGTCATGCCTTTGGGCTCGCCAATTGGGAGTAATAAGGGCCTGAGAACCCTAGATTTCCTAGAGATTATCATTGAGCAAAGTCAGCTGCCCGTGGTGGTCGATGCGGGTATCGGTAGCCCTTCTGATGCCGCCAAAGCCCTAGAAATGGGGGCCGATGCGGTTTTGGTCAATACCGCTATTGCCGCCGCTCAAGACCCAGTAGAAATGGCCAAAGCCTTTAAATTGGGCGTTATGGCGGGGCGCATGGCCTTTGAGGCCCGCCTAGCCGAGCAGCGCATGGGGGCCGAGGCCAGCAGTCCCTTGACCTCCTTCCTTGGCGATTAA
- a CDS encoding peptide MFS transporter, which yields MHPYTIMTIAWVASIAWIAFVIMTNRKAHPKALFYLFFVEMWERFSYYGMRALLVLYMTKGMLEYDYDQAYSVYGAYGSMVYATPLIGGLLAERFMGYRKAIMWGAILMMIGHFLMAFEHEYIFLTALAMLILGNGFFKPNISSMIGKFYSRTDPRRDGAFTLFYMGINIGAFLSGLTCGVVGEIEGWHWGFSLAGVGMLLGLIIFWMAQRSGVLEDKGYAPHEATEDEVSDEEVPSYTLEENASSPKLLGLPVNWAIYIISLVVVPLVWFLLQSHGLLDLIVLLMGCGMIGYLIFTSLGYEKVQRERLWVVLTLFFFTIIFWTFFELAGSALTVFTDNNVAKTSFLTTTMFQSLNPLYIMMFAPVFSFMWIQLAKAKKEPAAPVKFGIALVLLGAGFLVLKLGEGMATAGMIPAIFMALLYLLHTLGELALSPVGLSLVTKLSPAKVVGFIMGFWLMSTSFAHLAGAKIAQMTNVDMSELMVETERLERFNNSMENDDIKTAMLANKEVYKMYVGSSKDTTKMKELGFTAEDATETHSVQEFVLSDFFIKELNKNGEKYHAVTVADKAIMEEAAKQEEGLYKEGLIKKAKISFLSTDASLKTEEPKQFPKDQIEEMMAASPNAAVSKTVAEDTLVICINVFMILGFVAVGGGVLLILLSGVVKRWMHGIN from the coding sequence ATGCATCCTTATACTATCATGACGATAGCTTGGGTGGCTAGCATTGCTTGGATCGCTTTCGTGATCATGACGAACCGCAAGGCCCACCCCAAAGCTCTTTTCTACCTTTTCTTTGTGGAAATGTGGGAGCGCTTTTCTTATTACGGTATGCGTGCCCTCTTGGTCCTTTATATGACCAAAGGTATGCTCGAATATGATTATGACCAAGCCTATAGCGTTTATGGGGCCTACGGCTCTATGGTATACGCTACACCTCTAATCGGGGGATTATTAGCCGAGCGCTTTATGGGCTACCGAAAAGCCATTATGTGGGGAGCCATCCTGATGATGATTGGCCACTTCCTCATGGCTTTCGAACATGAATATATTTTCCTTACCGCCCTCGCTATGCTGATCCTCGGTAATGGCTTCTTTAAGCCCAATATCTCGAGTATGATTGGTAAGTTCTACTCTAGAACAGACCCCCGCCGAGATGGTGCCTTTACCCTATTCTATATGGGGATCAATATCGGAGCTTTCCTTTCTGGCCTTACCTGTGGGGTGGTCGGAGAGATCGAAGGCTGGCACTGGGGTTTCTCTCTAGCCGGTGTAGGGATGCTTTTAGGCCTTATCATTTTCTGGATGGCCCAACGCTCTGGTGTCCTAGAGGATAAAGGCTATGCCCCTCATGAAGCTACTGAAGATGAGGTAAGTGATGAAGAGGTACCCTCTTATACCCTAGAGGAAAATGCTAGCTCACCCAAATTGTTGGGACTCCCTGTCAACTGGGCTATTTATATTATTAGCTTGGTGGTGGTCCCCCTCGTTTGGTTCCTCCTCCAAAGCCATGGCCTACTTGATCTTATCGTTTTGCTCATGGGATGCGGTATGATTGGCTACCTGATCTTTACTTCTCTAGGCTATGAAAAGGTCCAAAGAGAACGCCTCTGGGTAGTGCTTACGCTCTTCTTCTTTACTATTATTTTCTGGACCTTCTTCGAGCTAGCGGGTAGTGCCCTTACCGTATTTACCGATAATAATGTGGCCAAAACGAGCTTCCTGACTACTACCATGTTCCAGTCGCTCAACCCACTTTATATCATGATGTTTGCCCCTGTTTTCTCCTTTATGTGGATTCAGTTGGCTAAAGCAAAGAAGGAACCCGCTGCTCCCGTGAAGTTCGGTATCGCTCTCGTTCTTTTGGGGGCCGGTTTCTTGGTCCTCAAACTCGGAGAAGGGATGGCCACCGCAGGGATGATCCCCGCTATCTTTATGGCCCTTTTGTACCTCCTCCACACTTTGGGCGAACTAGCCCTCTCTCCTGTGGGCCTCTCTCTAGTAACTAAGCTCTCTCCCGCCAAAGTGGTGGGCTTTATCATGGGCTTCTGGCTGATGTCTACCTCTTTCGCTCACTTGGCAGGGGCCAAAATTGCCCAGATGACTAATGTCGATATGTCTGAGCTAATGGTGGAAACCGAACGCCTAGAACGCTTCAACAATAGCATGGAGAATGATGATATCAAAACTGCCATGCTCGCCAATAAAGAGGTCTACAAAATGTATGTAGGTAGCTCTAAAGATACGACCAAAATGAAGGAACTCGGCTTTACCGCCGAAGACGCCACAGAAACACACTCGGTCCAAGAGTTTGTCCTTAGCGATTTCTTCATTAAGGAACTCAACAAAAATGGCGAGAAGTATCATGCCGTTACCGTTGCCGATAAAGCAATCATGGAAGAAGCCGCCAAACAAGAAGAGGGCCTCTATAAAGAAGGCCTCATCAAAAAGGCAAAAATTAGCTTCCTCTCTACCGATGCTAGCCTCAAAACAGAAGAGCCTAAGCAGTTCCCCAAAGATCAAATCGAAGAGATGATGGCCGCTAGCCCCAATGCCGCTGTATCCAAAACAGTGGCCGAGGATACACTAGTGATCTGTATCAACGTATTTATGATTCTTGGTTTTGTTGCCGTTGGTGGCGGTGTCCTCCTCATCCTCCTCTCTGGAGTGGTGAAACGCTGGATGCACGGGATCAACTAA
- the arsB gene encoding ACR3 family arsenite efflux transporter has protein sequence MKYLDKYLTVWIFIAMLLGLVFGKFIPNWGEILASWEYQEVNIPLAIGLILMMYPPLAKVDYRLLPSLMKNLKVLGLSLVLNWIIGPFLMFGLAVLFFANQPMYMTGLILIGLARCIAMVLVWNDLAKGNKEYAAALVALNSLFQLFGYGAYALFFINYLPAWLGIELDAIPEIPFHYLLKTVGIYLGIPLALGGLSRFLGQKYWGKANYEQKFLPKIGPLTLLFLLFTIVLMFSLKADIIFELPLQVLHLALPLSLYFVLMFLLGFFISRWQKVPYDQNVAISFTAAGNNFELAIVVAIALFGLDSIAAFVAVVGPLIEVPALILLVRLAFYLKRKYYDNL, from the coding sequence ATGAAATACTTAGATAAATACCTGACCGTATGGATTTTTATCGCTATGCTATTAGGCTTAGTGTTTGGGAAATTCATTCCCAATTGGGGAGAAATTCTGGCTAGTTGGGAGTATCAAGAAGTGAATATCCCTTTAGCTATTGGATTGATCTTAATGATGTATCCTCCCTTAGCTAAGGTAGATTATCGGCTATTGCCAAGCCTAATGAAAAACCTCAAGGTTTTGGGGCTTTCTTTGGTCCTCAACTGGATTATTGGCCCCTTTTTGATGTTTGGCCTTGCGGTTTTGTTCTTTGCCAATCAACCTATGTATATGACGGGCCTTATTCTCATTGGCTTGGCCCGCTGTATTGCTATGGTTTTGGTTTGGAACGATTTGGCCAAGGGAAATAAAGAATATGCAGCGGCTTTGGTTGCGCTCAATAGCCTGTTTCAACTTTTTGGCTATGGGGCTTATGCTTTATTTTTTATTAACTATCTGCCAGCTTGGCTAGGGATTGAACTAGATGCGATTCCAGAAATTCCATTTCACTACTTGCTTAAGACGGTGGGGATTTATTTAGGAATTCCCCTTGCGCTAGGTGGCTTGAGCCGCTTTTTAGGACAGAAATATTGGGGCAAAGCCAACTATGAACAAAAGTTTCTGCCCAAAATAGGTCCGCTGACCCTGCTTTTCCTACTCTTTACTATTGTGTTGATGTTTTCGCTCAAGGCAGATATCATCTTTGAGCTGCCCTTGCAGGTCTTGCATTTGGCCCTTCCGCTTAGTCTTTATTTTGTCTTGATGTTTTTATTGGGCTTTTTTATTAGCCGCTGGCAAAAGGTCCCTTATGATCAGAATGTAGCCATTTCGTTCACGGCAGCAGGCAACAACTTTGAGCTGGCTATTGTGGTGGCGATTGCCCTTTTTGGTCTAGATTCTATTGCGGCCTTTGTGGCTGTAGTGGGCCCATTGATTGAGGTCCCCGCCCTTATTTTATTGGTCCGCTTGGCTTTCTACCTCAAGCGAAAATATTATGATAATTTGTAA
- a CDS encoding arsenate-mycothiol transferase ArsC — protein sequence MSIYPKLLKQIEQLEKEVADYPVDRFASIIAALRAAPKNSQLYFVCRHNSRRSQFAEFWAHLFNHYFGLNFQIYSAGTVAGPLAPQTTACLQQLGFSLVGGYLYWAENQGSQLKTKLWAIEGQSEQPIYAFMLCSEVEADCPYLPEAYQRFSLPYEDPSKMDGRAQAAFVYRQRAQEIGRDLFYIFSKCSQNEILR from the coding sequence ATGTCTATTTATCCAAAACTCCTCAAGCAAATTGAGCAATTGGAGAAAGAGGTTGCGGATTATCCTGTTGATCGTTTTGCTTCAATCATAGCTGCTTTAAGGGCTGCGCCCAAAAACAGTCAGCTTTATTTTGTGTGTCGACACAATAGCCGAAGAAGTCAATTTGCTGAATTTTGGGCGCATTTATTCAATCATTATTTTGGATTGAATTTTCAGATTTATTCTGCGGGAACTGTAGCAGGTCCTCTAGCGCCTCAAACTACAGCCTGCCTTCAACAGCTGGGCTTTTCGTTAGTTGGAGGGTATTTATATTGGGCCGAGAATCAAGGAAGCCAATTGAAGACCAAGCTTTGGGCTATAGAGGGGCAAAGTGAACAGCCTATTTATGCCTTTATGCTTTGTAGTGAAGTGGAGGCCGACTGTCCTTATTTGCCCGAGGCTTATCAGCGCTTTTCATTGCCTTATGAAGATCCCTCGAAAATGGATGGTCGTGCTCAGGCTGCTTTTGTATATCGTCAGCGAGCACAAGAAATAGGGCGAGACCTCTTTTATATTTTCAGCAAATGCAGCCAAAATGAAATACTTAGATAA
- a CDS encoding DUF6428 family protein: MKLSALKAHLAQAEALSIFQQDGQLIPAHFHLTELGEVQKRFMDCGGQLREQKELVLQFWVADDVEHRLAPSKMLKIIELAEEKLQLADLELAVEYQGPNSLEYYWLGLNNLGQLVLQAKQTDCLAKEACGIPFEEEKKSSCCGPNSGCC, translated from the coding sequence ATGAAACTATCTGCATTGAAAGCTCATTTGGCCCAGGCCGAAGCACTTAGTATTTTTCAGCAAGATGGGCAGTTGATTCCTGCGCATTTTCATTTGACAGAATTGGGGGAGGTTCAGAAAAGGTTTATGGATTGTGGGGGGCAGCTCCGGGAGCAAAAGGAGTTGGTCCTGCAGTTTTGGGTAGCTGATGATGTGGAGCATCGTTTGGCGCCCAGCAAGATGCTCAAGATTATTGAGTTGGCAGAAGAAAAGCTGCAATTAGCTGATTTAGAATTGGCTGTGGAGTATCAGGGGCCTAATAGTTTGGAGTATTATTGGTTGGGATTGAATAACTTGGGGCAGTTGGTCTTGCAAGCTAAGCAAACGGATTGTTTGGCTAAGGAGGCTTGTGGAATTCCCTTTGAGGAGGAGAAAAAATCTTCTTGTTGTGGACCAAATTCTGGTTGTTGTTAA
- a CDS encoding ArsR/SmtB family transcription factor: MASSKTELFTTAQNEMAKLAKALAHPARIAILERLIAAEACITSDLVEELGLAQATVSQHLKALKEAGLIQGNIEGVRRNYCIDSAGWQHLQKTLGPLINGTELLNSDKKCC; this comes from the coding sequence ATGGCGAGCAGCAAAACGGAACTCTTTACTACGGCACAAAATGAGATGGCCAAATTGGCTAAAGCTTTGGCGCATCCCGCTAGAATTGCTATTCTGGAGCGCCTCATTGCTGCGGAGGCCTGTATTACGAGTGATTTGGTGGAGGAGCTTGGCTTGGCTCAGGCTACTGTTAGTCAGCACTTAAAAGCCCTGAAAGAAGCTGGGCTTATTCAGGGAAATATAGAGGGCGTTCGCCGAAATTATTGTATTGATTCTGCGGGCTGGCAACATTTGCAAAAGACTTTAGGTCCACTCATCAATGGAACAGAATTGTTAAATTCTGATAAAAAATGCTGCTAA